The following coding sequences are from one Halorubrum sp. BOL3-1 window:
- a CDS encoding FAD-dependent oxidoreductase has product MSSTEPPTKAGTVVIGAGAVGCSVAYHLSELGAEDVVVVDQGPLPVTGGSSVHAPGIMFQTSPSKIQTKTAHYTSRLLSDAGVYDEVGGIELARSEERMDFLRRRVEWATSYGLPEPELLSPEEVTEHLPLVNEDEILGGYYSPTDGRVDGIGALQWYMEHSSASFHGNVEVTDMEVSRGEIDAVVTDDSRIECDRCVIATNNWGYQTGQLAGLDLPIAPVEHQYVVTEPMDELDSAESDVGENTSGLDVPGNRDIQEQMSEGPHRPVGRDQDHSLYFRTHGDAVGLGSYNHETLSVDPEAMGKNTEDSQASVRGFTEEHWTKPTHRHRDKSAKQAFDELLPATADAEYAATENGIFVFTPDGMPAVGETRVDGLWTGLAIWWTHSGGYGRILAEWMENGVPRLPSGPVDTGGIHVRRFEPHAGEKDYFVDRGDTRYEQVYMNVEPRWQPDDHRGLRTGPFYAQQQALGAEFYQSGGWETPQWYESNADLVERYADRIPDQDGWQGINRSAIEGAEHLHTREKVSMFDMTTFSSIVVEGDGAGEFLQRMCSNDVDIEDGQVRYSLLLNEGGNILADVTVVRLDHEEYMVTTGGGNSPGIHGGWLEDHAPETVSVTIEESARSTIGLWGPNARLLLQRCTDADVTDEGFGYFRAKQIYVGEVPVVALRVSYVGELGWELWAPSEYGRRLWETLYEAGQDLDVRPMGGGALESMRLEKGFRLWGTDIDTDSNPYEAGLPFAVDTDTDFVGKEALQAAREDGIDSRIVPLTLDDSTDVMLSGRPVMIDGEAQGYVQAGDYGYSIGESIAYTYLPDEYAEAGTSVEIRCEGETYGATVRGEPLFDAERNKILR; this is encoded by the coding sequence ATGTCTAGCACGGAGCCTCCCACGAAGGCTGGAACCGTCGTCATCGGTGCGGGTGCCGTCGGCTGTAGCGTCGCCTATCACCTGAGCGAACTCGGCGCCGAAGACGTGGTGGTCGTCGACCAAGGCCCGCTCCCGGTCACGGGCGGGTCCTCTGTCCACGCGCCCGGTATCATGTTCCAGACGTCGCCGTCGAAGATACAGACGAAGACGGCCCACTACACGAGCCGGCTGCTGTCCGACGCGGGCGTGTACGACGAGGTCGGCGGCATCGAGCTGGCCCGGAGCGAGGAGCGGATGGACTTCCTGCGCCGACGCGTCGAGTGGGCGACCTCCTACGGCCTGCCGGAGCCCGAACTGCTGTCGCCCGAGGAGGTGACGGAGCACCTCCCACTGGTGAACGAAGACGAGATCCTGGGCGGCTACTACTCGCCGACCGACGGCCGCGTCGACGGCATCGGTGCGCTCCAGTGGTACATGGAGCACAGCTCGGCGAGCTTCCACGGGAACGTCGAGGTGACCGACATGGAGGTCTCTCGCGGCGAGATCGACGCGGTCGTCACCGACGACAGTCGGATCGAGTGCGACCGATGCGTCATCGCGACGAACAACTGGGGCTACCAGACGGGCCAGCTCGCGGGACTCGACCTGCCGATCGCGCCCGTCGAACACCAATACGTGGTCACGGAGCCGATGGACGAGCTGGACAGCGCCGAAAGCGACGTCGGCGAGAACACGTCCGGGCTCGACGTGCCCGGCAACCGCGACATTCAGGAACAGATGAGCGAGGGTCCGCACCGACCGGTCGGCCGCGATCAGGACCACTCGCTGTACTTCCGGACCCACGGCGACGCCGTCGGGCTCGGGTCGTACAACCACGAGACGCTGTCCGTCGACCCGGAGGCGATGGGGAAAAACACCGAGGACAGTCAGGCCTCGGTGCGCGGCTTCACCGAGGAACACTGGACGAAGCCGACCCACCGGCACCGCGACAAGTCGGCGAAGCAGGCGTTCGACGAGCTCCTGCCGGCGACCGCCGACGCGGAGTATGCCGCCACGGAGAACGGCATCTTCGTGTTCACGCCGGACGGGATGCCGGCCGTCGGGGAGACGAGGGTCGACGGCCTCTGGACCGGACTGGCCATCTGGTGGACGCACTCGGGCGGCTACGGCCGGATCCTCGCGGAATGGATGGAGAACGGCGTCCCGCGGCTCCCCTCGGGCCCCGTCGACACCGGCGGCATCCACGTTCGACGGTTCGAACCCCACGCCGGCGAGAAGGACTACTTCGTCGACCGGGGAGACACCCGCTACGAGCAGGTGTACATGAACGTCGAACCGCGGTGGCAGCCCGACGACCACCGCGGGCTGCGGACGGGCCCGTTCTACGCCCAACAGCAGGCGCTCGGAGCGGAGTTCTACCAGTCCGGCGGCTGGGAGACGCCGCAGTGGTACGAGTCAAACGCCGACCTCGTCGAGCGCTACGCCGACCGGATCCCCGATCAGGACGGCTGGCAGGGGATCAACCGCTCGGCGATCGAGGGCGCGGAACACCTCCACACCCGCGAGAAGGTGTCGATGTTCGACATGACGACGTTCAGTTCCATCGTCGTCGAGGGCGACGGCGCCGGCGAGTTCCTCCAGCGGATGTGTAGCAACGACGTCGACATCGAGGACGGACAGGTCCGCTACTCGCTGCTGCTGAACGAGGGCGGCAACATCCTCGCGGACGTGACGGTGGTCCGGCTCGACCACGAGGAGTACATGGTCACGACCGGCGGCGGCAACTCCCCGGGCATCCACGGCGGCTGGCTGGAGGACCACGCCCCGGAGACGGTGTCGGTCACTATCGAGGAGAGCGCTCGGTCCACGATCGGCCTGTGGGGGCCGAACGCCCGGCTCCTCCTCCAGCGGTGTACCGACGCCGACGTCACCGACGAGGGGTTCGGCTACTTCCGGGCCAAACAGATCTACGTCGGCGAGGTGCCGGTCGTCGCGCTGCGGGTCTCCTACGTCGGCGAACTCGGCTGGGAGCTGTGGGCCCCGAGCGAGTACGGCCGGCGGCTCTGGGAGACGCTGTACGAGGCCGGGCAGGACCTCGACGTGCGGCCGATGGGCGGCGGCGCGTTGGAGTCGATGCGGCTCGAAAAGGGGTTCCGGCTGTGGGGAACGGACATCGACACCGACTCCAACCCCTACGAGGCCGGACTCCCGTTCGCGGTGGACACGGACACGGACTTCGTCGGCAAGGAGGCGCTACAGGCGGCCCGCGAGGACGGTATCGACAGTCGGATCGTCCCTCTCACGCTCGACGATTCGACCGATGTCATGCTGAGCGGGCGGCCCGTCATGATCGACGGCGAGGCCCAAGGGTACGTACAGGCGGGCGATTACGGCTACTCGATCGGCGAGTCGATCGCCTACACGTACCTCCCCGACGAGTACGCGGAGGCCGGCACCTCGGTGGAGATACGCTGCGAGGGAGAGACGTACGGCGCGACCGTGCGCGGCGAACCGCTCTTCGACGCCGAACGGAACAAGATACTCCGATGA
- the ilvA gene encoding threonine ammonia-lyase has translation MTTTNSDGLPVTYADIERARDRLDDDTVVKQTPVERSSSLDEFVGGEVYLKMEHLQWTGSFKTRGAYNKIRNEAEAGVDSFVAASAGNHAQGVALAATKCGAESTVFMPENAPQAKVEATRGYGATVELVGRDFQETMAHAQSAVEGTDAGFVHAYDDVDIIAGQGTLGIEMYHDLPSVDTVVVPIGGGGLISGVSTAIKHLSPETRVVGVQATGAETVHESLDKGFPVTLEEVDTIADGIATGGISETTLQMIQEHVDEVVTVTDTEIARAILLLMERAKQVVEGSGAASVAAILSDDLDVSDETVMPLLCGGNLDMTQLRTVLIYALAGRKQILRIRVRIDDRPGQLEGISGIIADWDANIHDVRHDRSVDDLDVGEAYLVFDVETSGAEHAADIIDDIAAEGYEIDVVNHRSNA, from the coding sequence ATGACCACCACGAACTCCGACGGACTCCCCGTCACGTACGCGGACATCGAGCGGGCCCGCGACCGGCTCGACGACGACACCGTGGTCAAGCAGACGCCGGTCGAGCGGAGTTCGTCGCTGGACGAGTTCGTCGGCGGAGAGGTGTACCTCAAGATGGAACACCTCCAGTGGACCGGCTCGTTCAAGACGAGGGGCGCGTACAACAAGATCCGTAACGAGGCCGAGGCCGGCGTCGACTCGTTCGTGGCCGCGAGCGCCGGAAACCACGCGCAGGGTGTCGCGCTCGCGGCCACGAAGTGCGGCGCGGAGTCGACGGTTTTCATGCCGGAGAACGCTCCGCAGGCGAAAGTCGAGGCGACCCGCGGCTACGGCGCGACCGTCGAGCTCGTCGGCCGGGACTTCCAAGAGACCATGGCGCACGCCCAGTCGGCGGTCGAGGGGACCGACGCCGGGTTCGTCCACGCGTACGACGACGTGGACATCATCGCGGGACAGGGGACGCTCGGAATCGAGATGTACCACGACCTGCCGAGCGTCGACACCGTCGTCGTCCCCATCGGCGGAGGCGGGCTGATAAGCGGCGTCTCGACGGCGATCAAACACCTCTCGCCGGAGACGCGGGTCGTCGGCGTACAGGCCACCGGCGCAGAGACCGTCCACGAGAGCCTGGACAAGGGGTTTCCGGTGACGCTCGAGGAGGTCGACACGATCGCCGACGGGATCGCGACCGGCGGCATCTCCGAAACGACGCTCCAGATGATTCAAGAACACGTCGACGAGGTCGTCACCGTCACCGACACCGAAATCGCTCGGGCGATACTACTGCTGATGGAGCGAGCGAAGCAGGTCGTCGAGGGGTCCGGTGCCGCCTCGGTCGCGGCCATCCTGAGCGACGACCTCGACGTCAGTGACGAGACGGTGATGCCGCTGCTCTGCGGCGGGAACCTGGACATGACCCAGCTCCGGACGGTGCTCATCTACGCGCTGGCGGGCCGGAAGCAGATCCTCCGCATCCGCGTTCGTATCGACGACCGGCCCGGACAGCTGGAGGGGATCTCCGGCATCATCGCCGACTGGGACGCCAACATCCACGACGTCAGACACGACCGGTCGGTCGACGACCTCGACGTCGGAGAGGCGTACCTCGTCTTCGACGTCGAGACGAGCGGCGCGGAACACGCGGCCGACATCATCGACGACATCGCGGCGGAGGGGTACGAGATCGACGTGGTCAACCACCGGTCGAACGCGTGA
- a CDS encoding cyclodeaminase/cyclohydrolase family protein, producing MNDETQPLAEFLSEVASATVSPASGTVVGVVAGMGTALCEMVCVHLRNAAVRTDADLAELQRTLKSERERLLTLAEADAAVVEELFGTGDGGDDPSVRKRSVGIPLALAESCLTVLEAASVVTGAADRPVVVDAGIGASFVDVALRSALFTVRTNVASVDDESFRAETERRVADIESAAERAARLTMENAGTDGIGRSRE from the coding sequence ATGAACGACGAGACGCAGCCGCTCGCGGAGTTCCTCTCCGAGGTCGCGTCGGCGACGGTGTCGCCGGCCAGCGGTACCGTCGTCGGCGTCGTCGCGGGAATGGGGACGGCGCTCTGTGAGATGGTGTGTGTTCACCTCAGAAACGCAGCCGTGCGCACCGACGCCGACCTCGCGGAGCTACAGCGGACGCTCAAATCGGAGCGAGAGCGCCTGCTGACCCTCGCAGAGGCGGACGCGGCCGTCGTCGAAGAGCTGTTCGGCACGGGCGACGGGGGTGACGACCCCTCGGTCCGCAAGCGGTCGGTCGGGATCCCGCTCGCGCTCGCCGAGAGCTGTCTGACCGTGCTCGAGGCGGCGTCGGTCGTGACCGGCGCGGCCGACCGTCCCGTCGTCGTCGACGCCGGTATCGGTGCGTCCTTCGTCGACGTCGCGCTCCGGAGCGCCCTCTTTACCGTCCGGACCAACGTCGCGTCCGTCGACGACGAGTCGTTCCGCGCTGAGACCGAGCGCCGCGTCGCCGACATCGAGTCGGCAGCGGAGCGCGCCGCCCGACTGACGATGGAGAACGCCGGAACCGACGGGATCGGACGCTCGCGGGAGTAG
- a CDS encoding universal stress protein encodes MYENILIATDGSEKSEESVSEGLDLSEPLGVHVHAMYVVETEATYILTVGLGDDKMEEYEEYGEEVVTDVVDRAADRGLDGTGVVRTGNVATEIVEYAENNDMDLIVMGKQGRGAINKYIGSTAEKVARMSDVPVTIVGAGAK; translated from the coding sequence ATGTACGAAAACATTCTCATCGCCACTGATGGAAGCGAGAAGTCGGAAGAGTCCGTCAGTGAGGGACTTGACCTGTCCGAGCCGCTCGGCGTGCACGTACACGCGATGTACGTGGTCGAGACGGAGGCCACCTACATCCTGACCGTCGGGCTGGGAGACGACAAGATGGAGGAGTACGAGGAGTACGGCGAGGAAGTAGTCACGGATGTCGTCGATCGGGCGGCGGACCGGGGCCTCGACGGGACCGGCGTGGTCCGAACCGGCAACGTCGCCACCGAGATCGTTGAGTACGCCGAGAACAACGACATGGATCTCATCGTCATGGGCAAACAGGGGCGGGGCGCGATAAACAAGTACATCGGGAGTACCGCAGAGAAGGTCGCACGGATGTCGGATGTCCCGGTGACCATTGTCGGTGCGGGAGCCAAGTGA
- a CDS encoding BCCT family transporter, with protein MSDSGDGDEEFGGEGLQVELFNADTDREPGDTNKQFSIGDTKILDVHPQVFSISAVVIVAFIGLSLAFPDAASTLYNDVRNGISQTFGWFFILVANIFIIFMVYLALSKYGKIRLGGVDAKKEFSDISWVAMLFSAGMGIGLMFFGVAEPVWHFFDPHLGAESASPASAQVAMAVSLYHWGFHPWAIYALVGLSLAFFSFNRGLPLTFRSIFWPVLGERIYGWPGHVIDILTVFATMFGLTTSLGLGAQQINAGLNFLGGNVGAAPSIPFGTTVQVAIIAVVTAVAVMSVAAGLDGGVRRLSNLNLFLMFLLLGAVLVLGPTLFIFGMIPQAIGQYLGNFFDLAFYSGAIMEPYFQGSAYYGPGGDGEGLFLVDWTVFYWAWWIAWSPFVGMFIARISKGRTVREFISGVLILPVLFSVLWFAALGGSALSIELGSGAVSAAMFADGVQVPRAVALFSMLDQLPGTVILSSLSVLLVATFFITSSDSGSLVIDHLTSGGKHDAPVAMRVFWAVTEGVVASTLLIAGGSQGLNALQAAAISTGLPFAFILVFMMYAIKKGLETEYQILESKEFQERVQEMAEEGEVVIEREGGEVVTDITSGEGEPGD; from the coding sequence ATGAGCGATAGTGGAGACGGCGACGAGGAGTTCGGAGGAGAAGGTCTACAGGTAGAGCTGTTCAACGCGGATACCGACCGCGAGCCGGGGGATACGAACAAGCAGTTCAGTATCGGGGACACGAAGATCCTCGACGTTCACCCGCAGGTGTTCAGCATCTCAGCGGTCGTGATCGTCGCGTTCATCGGACTGTCGTTGGCGTTCCCGGACGCGGCGAGTACGCTGTACAACGATGTTCGAAATGGAATCTCGCAAACCTTCGGTTGGTTTTTCATCCTGGTCGCGAACATTTTCATTATTTTCATGGTCTATCTCGCCTTGAGCAAGTACGGAAAAATCAGGCTCGGCGGGGTTGACGCGAAGAAGGAGTTCAGCGACATATCGTGGGTCGCGATGCTGTTCAGCGCCGGGATGGGGATCGGCCTCATGTTCTTCGGCGTCGCAGAGCCGGTCTGGCACTTCTTCGACCCCCACCTCGGCGCCGAGAGCGCCTCTCCGGCCTCGGCACAGGTGGCAATGGCGGTCTCGCTGTACCACTGGGGGTTCCATCCGTGGGCGATCTACGCCCTCGTGGGGCTCTCGCTCGCGTTCTTCTCGTTCAACCGCGGCCTGCCGCTGACGTTCCGGTCCATCTTCTGGCCGGTACTGGGAGAACGCATCTACGGGTGGCCCGGCCACGTTATCGACATCTTGACCGTCTTCGCGACGATGTTCGGGTTGACGACCTCCCTCGGTTTGGGAGCACAACAGATCAACGCCGGACTCAATTTCCTCGGCGGAAACGTTGGTGCGGCACCGTCGATTCCGTTCGGGACAACCGTTCAGGTCGCGATCATCGCCGTCGTGACGGCGGTCGCCGTGATGTCGGTCGCGGCGGGACTCGACGGCGGTGTGCGGCGGCTCAGCAACCTGAACCTGTTCCTGATGTTCCTGTTGCTGGGAGCAGTCCTCGTCCTCGGTCCGACACTGTTCATCTTCGGGATGATCCCGCAGGCAATCGGACAGTACTTGGGGAACTTCTTCGACCTGGCGTTCTACTCGGGTGCCATCATGGAACCGTACTTCCAAGGGTCGGCCTACTACGGTCCCGGCGGAGACGGCGAGGGGCTGTTCCTCGTCGACTGGACCGTGTTCTACTGGGCCTGGTGGATCGCCTGGTCGCCGTTCGTCGGGATGTTCATCGCCCGGATCTCGAAGGGACGTACCGTCCGTGAGTTCATCAGCGGAGTCCTCATCCTCCCGGTGCTGTTCTCGGTGCTCTGGTTCGCCGCGCTGGGCGGCAGCGCCCTCAGCATCGAACTGGGCAGCGGCGCGGTGAGCGCCGCGATGTTCGCCGATGGGGTCCAAGTCCCGAGGGCAGTCGCGCTGTTCTCGATGCTGGACCAGCTGCCGGGGACGGTAATCCTGTCCTCGCTTTCGGTGCTCCTCGTGGCGACGTTCTTCATCACGTCGTCGGACTCGGGGTCGCTGGTCATCGATCACCTGACCTCGGGCGGCAAGCACGACGCGCCCGTGGCGATGCGTGTCTTCTGGGCGGTCACCGAGGGCGTCGTCGCCTCGACGCTGCTCATCGCCGGCGGTTCCCAGGGGCTGAACGCCCTTCAGGCCGCCGCCATCTCGACCGGCTTACCGTTCGCGTTCATCCTCGTGTTCATGATGTACGCGATCAAGAAGGGGCTGGAGACCGAGTACCAGATCCTCGAATCGAAGGAGTTCCAGGAGCGCGTCCAAGAGATGGCCGAGGAAGGCGAAGTCGTCATCGAGAGGGAGGGCGGTGAGGTCGTCACCGACATCACGAGCGGGGAGGGAGAACCGGGGGACTGA
- a CDS encoding glycine cleavage T C-terminal barrel domain-containing protein, which produces MSGNRYYSNHHSVDQSDRAVPRNLRQTGDADIDLVISTRTRKSPFWHFSVEEGCYEAAVYNHMYHPRSYIDPEDGGSEAEYDLLANHVALWDIAVERQIRVKGPDAEAFVDFVTTRDATDIEPVRGEYAICCNEDDGILNDFVLLRPDDDEFWFPIADSDLLQWLQGVTVGNDFEVKIDEIDVSPMQVQGPKSPGVIESLIDDAVEDVPYYGLLEATINDVPVLVSQTRFSGEAGFEIYVREATTNAEAVWNPVLETVKDHGGAAAPVNGRRRIAAGILSFGQDMDHETSPFQVNLGYRIPDDKETDYIGKAELERQKEAVENGEFPFTHKLVGLKMAGEPILEWASDFWLISDPETGDECGYLTSAGWNPDLETNIGLGFVPAAKLQAATDLPLDDSIYDADLDLEFEVNSPDEHAEEPGEPVYATVAKVPFKESANPSAREQAKIHDRGEMEE; this is translated from the coding sequence ATGTCTGGAAACCGATATTATTCGAACCACCACAGCGTCGACCAGTCGGATCGTGCTGTTCCCAGAAATCTGCGTCAAACAGGAGACGCAGACATCGACCTCGTGATCTCGACCCGGACCCGGAAGTCACCGTTCTGGCATTTTTCCGTCGAGGAAGGCTGTTACGAGGCGGCGGTGTACAATCATATGTATCACCCTCGATCATATATCGACCCCGAAGACGGCGGGTCGGAAGCCGAGTACGACCTGCTGGCCAACCACGTCGCGCTGTGGGATATCGCGGTCGAGCGCCAGATCCGCGTGAAGGGCCCCGACGCAGAGGCGTTCGTCGACTTTGTCACCACGCGTGACGCGACCGATATCGAACCGGTGCGTGGCGAATACGCCATCTGCTGTAACGAAGACGACGGCATCCTCAACGACTTCGTCCTGTTGCGACCCGACGACGACGAGTTCTGGTTCCCAATCGCCGACTCGGACCTGCTACAGTGGTTGCAAGGGGTCACGGTCGGGAACGACTTCGAGGTTAAAATTGACGAGATCGATGTCTCGCCAATGCAGGTTCAGGGCCCGAAATCACCCGGCGTGATCGAGTCACTCATCGATGACGCAGTCGAAGACGTTCCGTACTACGGACTGTTGGAAGCGACTATCAATGACGTCCCGGTGTTAGTGAGCCAAACACGCTTCTCCGGAGAGGCAGGGTTCGAAATATACGTCCGCGAGGCGACGACGAACGCCGAAGCAGTGTGGAACCCAGTCCTCGAAACAGTCAAAGACCACGGCGGTGCCGCGGCGCCAGTAAACGGTCGTCGACGGATCGCTGCCGGAATCCTATCATTTGGACAGGATATGGACCACGAGACATCGCCGTTCCAGGTCAATCTCGGCTATCGGATCCCCGACGACAAGGAGACGGACTACATCGGCAAAGCCGAACTGGAACGCCAGAAGGAAGCCGTCGAAAACGGCGAATTCCCGTTTACGCACAAACTGGTCGGGCTGAAAATGGCCGGCGAACCGATTTTGGAGTGGGCCTCGGATTTCTGGCTCATCTCGGATCCGGAGACGGGCGACGAATGTGGCTACCTGACGTCGGCAGGGTGGAATCCGGATCTTGAGACAAATATCGGCCTCGGATTCGTACCAGCGGCGAAACTACAGGCCGCGACCGACCTCCCGCTTGACGACTCGATATACGACGCGGACCTCGACCTAGAGTTCGAGGTCAACTCTCCCGACGAGCACGCCGAGGAACCCGGCGAACCCGTCTATGCGACGGTGGCGAAGGTCCCGTTCAAAGAATCGGCTAATCCCAGCGCTCGCGAACAGGCTAAGATTCACGACAGGGGCGAGATGGAGGAGTAA
- a CDS encoding helix-turn-helix domain-containing protein: MSDIKTVVRIKHPDIVLTGTVAHDPTSNVRSVSEAGTDPRSGKFFYHVESSDFNQFEDGLRNDHTVGEFEQVIVTRDGKAIYSFEYTDEAKVFSPVISTANGVVLDMENDGNAWIFTVWMPERTNLAELWENARRHDIDIELLRVNEYASLGNTDAGLTDSQREALLVAFEAGYFEEPRNATLGEVAAELDISQPAAGGLLRRGIERLIISSLTEDGERTD; encoded by the coding sequence ATGAGTGATATTAAAACGGTTGTGCGGATCAAGCATCCCGACATAGTGCTCACAGGGACAGTCGCTCACGACCCAACTTCGAACGTCAGGTCGGTGTCAGAGGCAGGGACTGATCCGAGGTCAGGAAAGTTCTTCTATCATGTTGAGTCATCTGACTTCAACCAGTTTGAGGATGGACTGCGGAACGATCACACCGTTGGCGAATTCGAACAGGTCATCGTAACCAGAGACGGAAAAGCGATCTATAGCTTCGAGTATACGGACGAAGCAAAGGTCTTCTCACCAGTTATCTCGACCGCGAACGGTGTTGTGCTTGATATGGAGAACGACGGTAACGCCTGGATATTCACAGTATGGATGCCCGAGCGAACGAACCTAGCTGAGCTCTGGGAGAATGCACGACGGCACGACATCGATATTGAGTTACTACGGGTGAACGAATACGCCAGCTTAGGTAATACCGACGCCGGATTGACCGACAGTCAACGAGAGGCGCTCCTCGTCGCGTTCGAAGCGGGATACTTCGAAGAGCCACGGAACGCGACTCTCGGCGAGGTCGCCGCTGAACTGGATATCTCTCAGCCAGCGGCTGGTGGTCTTCTACGACGTGGAATCGAGCGACTCATCATATCATCTCTGACGGAGGACGGTGAGCGGACTGACTGA
- a CDS encoding nitrate/nitrite transporter, with product MSGLTDVRRFAADSVWRGTTITAGWLLLLFVGAYLITPASLLPLVMTDLEITESTAAALVSMPQVAATVVGIPVGIYLDRVETRVTVPVAAAVLFIGSTGDWLAASRGTVSLLIASRLFAGAGMFVLWVTCINIAASTFPPTRRATATSVIISGYPAGYALGHLGAPRVAALVGWPGVFPVFGVAVVMMSFGFYVAVGRVPRFHSSTDPMTLLEFKKVIRNRNVWAVLLVTVLGYSLYMVFNSWMPTYITRRFGVSLADSGTFVALFPTVGILTRPIGGWLSDAVLDQRRRPVFAASFVGATVLAVAMFYSTTIAVLVPILVLAGAFVQLQIGLMYQSIQEFVDPRAAGTAVSLASVAGWLGSFVAPVVAGELVAITGTYSILFVFAVGLGLSGGLAVWQMAESGTSTVPA from the coding sequence GTGAGCGGACTGACTGACGTTCGTAGATTCGCCGCCGATTCAGTGTGGCGCGGGACAACCATCACGGCCGGATGGCTACTGCTCCTGTTTGTCGGAGCATACCTGATCACGCCAGCCAGTCTCCTCCCGCTGGTGATGACCGACCTCGAGATCACTGAATCCACAGCGGCCGCGCTCGTCTCGATGCCACAGGTCGCTGCAACAGTGGTTGGTATTCCGGTCGGCATTTATCTAGACCGCGTCGAGACCCGCGTGACGGTTCCAGTGGCGGCAGCCGTACTGTTCATCGGCAGCACCGGTGACTGGCTCGCTGCGAGCAGGGGTACCGTCTCGCTGCTGATCGCTTCGCGATTATTTGCTGGTGCCGGGATGTTCGTACTGTGGGTGACCTGTATCAATATAGCGGCGAGTACGTTTCCACCGACAAGGCGGGCGACGGCTACCTCAGTGATTATTTCCGGCTATCCGGCAGGATACGCGCTCGGACATCTAGGTGCGCCACGCGTCGCCGCGCTCGTGGGGTGGCCCGGGGTATTTCCAGTCTTTGGCGTCGCGGTGGTGATGATGTCGTTCGGCTTCTACGTCGCTGTCGGGCGTGTACCTCGGTTCCACTCATCTACGGACCCGATGACGCTGCTCGAGTTCAAAAAGGTGATTCGGAACCGGAACGTGTGGGCAGTCCTCCTTGTCACGGTTCTGGGCTACTCACTGTATATGGTGTTCAACTCGTGGATGCCGACGTACATCACCCGGCGGTTCGGAGTCTCGCTAGCCGACAGCGGTACGTTTGTCGCACTGTTTCCTACAGTTGGGATTCTCACCCGACCGATTGGAGGATGGCTCTCGGATGCGGTGCTGGACCAACGACGACGGCCCGTGTTCGCCGCCTCGTTCGTCGGGGCCACCGTACTCGCGGTCGCGATGTTCTACAGCACGACGATTGCGGTGCTGGTCCCGATACTCGTTCTCGCAGGGGCATTCGTTCAGCTTCAGATCGGACTCATGTACCAGTCGATTCAGGAATTCGTCGACCCTCGGGCTGCCGGGACAGCCGTTTCGCTCGCGAGCGTGGCCGGGTGGCTGGGATCGTTCGTTGCACCCGTAGTGGCTGGAGAGCTGGTCGCCATCACCGGAACCTACTCCATCCTGTTCGTGTTCGCGGTCGGCCTCGGTCTGTCCGGAGGACTCGCTGTCTGGCAGATGGCTGAGTCCGGCACGTCGACAGTGCCGGCCTGA
- a CDS encoding protein kinase translates to MDLAEGETALSRRYAAPEQHDSFSEPSHQTDVYQLGVTLYELLTGEYPFGEGPNEMVQDKIEERYPAGEPEPGLTERADDVFSSLLAPIARTEPKPQSVSSGN, encoded by the coding sequence ATGGATCTTGCCGAGGGAGAGACGGCGCTCTCGCGAAGGTACGCGGCTCCGGAACAGCACGATAGTTTCTCCGAACCCAGCCACCAGACGGACGTCTACCAGCTCGGCGTCACACTGTACGAACTGCTGACCGGGGAGTATCCGTTCGGGGAGGGGCCGAACGAGATGGTCCAAGACAAGATCGAGGAGCGCTATCCGGCTGGAGAACCCGAACCGGGCCTCACCGAGCGCGCAGACGATGTCTTCTCCTCCCTCCTAGCCCCGATCGCGCGGACCGAACCGAAACCGCAGTCGGTGTCAAGCGGCAACTGA